The region ACGGACGCCCCTTCTAAGCTAAGTTTTCCTCCTATACTTAGCTCACTTGGTGGTTCTCGAAATGGCAGTAGCTACGTGATAATGGAGCTTTTATGTTTGACTTTTAATGTGAGAGTTACTGTTGTTATCTGCATATCGTTCTTCTTGTTCAAGTTCCTTTTGTTCTCAGTTCAGGCAGCCTTGATTCCTGTGTGAAACTTGATTGTTGAACAAATGTTTTGTTGTTCTAAGATCTTGATCCTAAGTTTCACTCATTGATCTGTTACGGTGTGGGGTTCTAAAGCATGCTCCTATGTTCTTGAGCTTTTATGTTCCTAAGTTCTCATGTTCTAGCTATTTACTTGTTCTATATGATGCAGTTTTTGGTGTTGAGGGGATTACCTCTTGTGGGTGAAGTGGAAGGGAGTGGCTGTGAGGTTCTGACCTTGCTTTCACCGAGCTTCCTACTAACACTTGACTCCTTCACCCTCTTGCTTGCTATTTAACTGAGTGAGGAATGTGGTGGAAATGATGGAGTGTAACCGAAAGGgtaggatatatatatatatatatatatatatatatatatatatatatatatatatatatatagggatgtgatcaatgtcgaaccattcttaagggccgaactagagaccaaattagggccttCCATTATtttaatcttgtggttaggattaatttacaattaatttaattatttattcaataaaaacatgTTGAGGGGTATTTTCGGAAATCAGTTTATTAATCTTCATAAAAAACGTGAATCTCTTTCCTTCTCTCAATTCATACAATCTTCACACAATCTTCAAGCAATCTTCATCAATTTTTACGCAATCTTCATCAATTTTCTCGCAATTTACGTTAGTTGTATATTTTTCTTCAATCTGCATCGATCTCCACGATCTACCTCAATCGCGATCTGTCTCAATCCGCAATTCACGATCGTTTTGCAATTGCTGCAATTGTTGTCAATCGCGATCTGTCTCAATCCTTCAATTCACGATCGTTTGCTGATTCACTACTTTGCTGATCGATGCAGCATACGAATGCTTCAACTCCATTGGGTTTTGCTTTCTCAATTCACGATCGTTTTGCAATTGCTGCATCGTCGATCAATCGCGATCTGCATCAAATTCTCGATCGATCTGCCTCAGTTTTCACAATTCCTTCAATTCACGAACTGCCTCAATTGTCATCCATGGAGAATTCCACACGTGAAATTCATCAGCATCTCGACGGAGTAGGAAAAACACCGACAAATTCTGCGGTTGAAGATGGATCTTCATCGACCAATAATGAAGAAGCTAGTATTGGATCAATTCTGGATGATCTACAATATCAAGGAGGCACTCTATTTGATACAGATTCAGATTCAGAGCTAGAAGGAGAAAGTAACTCAGTTGAAGGTTTGTAATTGTTAATTTTTTCATTCTATAGTGTAAACAGATTCATAATGAAGTAAAAAGGTCGAATTAATGAGGTAAAAAAATACACTAATGAAGTATTTTTATCGTAATATGATATGCTGACATGCTCTATACTGTATGCGATAAATACGACTCATAATGaactaatatttaattataatgaaGTAGTAATACAGAGGAATGAACTT is a window of Salvia splendens isolate huo1 chromosome 3, SspV2, whole genome shotgun sequence DNA encoding:
- the LOC121795549 gene encoding uncharacterized protein LOC121795549; this encodes MQHTNASTPLGFAFSIHDRFAIAASSINRDLHQILDRSASVFTIPSIHELPQLSSMENSTREIHQHLDGVGKTPTNSAVEDGSSSTNNEEASIGSILDDLQYQGGTLFDTDSDSELEGESNSVEGCMPK